The genomic DNA GGGTTTTCCATCGCGTCCTGCAGGGTAAAATCCGGACGTTTGTTATTTTTGGCTTTAAATCGTCCATAAACATGGCAGGCCCGAATGCGTAGCTCAAGTAGCACAGGCGTGTTCGAACTTTCTGAAAGCTCAAATCCGGTTTCTACCGCTTCCACGATTGATGTTAGGTTAGGACGGGGATCAAGCAGCCACATTTGTGATTTCATGGCAAAGGCATGGCTTCGTTCCTGCATGATTGAGGAACCTTCCCCGTAATCTTCACCGACAATGACAAGAGCACCGCCGGTCACCCCGCCTGAGGCCACATTGGCAAGAGCGTCACTGGCCACATTGGTCCCCACCGTTGATTTCCAGGTCACTGCGCCGCGAAGCGGATAATTCACCGATGCTGCAAGCATTGCTGCCGCCGTCGCCTCACTGGCAGAGGTTTCAAAATGAATGTTAAGTGCATTCATAATATCCTCTGCATCCGCCAGCACATCCATCAGATGGGAAATGGGGGAACCCTGATAACCACCAACATAGGAAACCCCGGCTTGCAATAACCCTTTGGTGACCGCAAGGATGCCTTCCCCGCGAAATTCATCGCCTTCGCCGAGCCTTAATTTTTCAACTTCTTTTTTAAAAGACCGTTCTGCCATCAGGCCATTGTCAGGGCCAGCACACGAAGCGGACTTCCTGAGCCATTTTCAATTTTCAGTGGCGGCGCAATAACAATTGACCCCGTCGCTGGCAACTTATCTAGATTGGTCAGGCTTGCCAGGCCATATTTATTCGCTCCATGCATCATTGAATGGGCCGGAAACGGTACTTCAAACATGGCCGCCTGACCGGCATCTGTACCAACGGTTTCTACGCCCCAGCCAAGCACATTTTTTTCAATCAGATATTTTATACAACACGCCGATGGTCCGGGGGAATGTGGGCCCGTTTCATTGGCATTTAGGAAATTATCCCGGCCAACCAGTTTCAGCCAGTCTGTGCGCATCAATACCCAGGAACCGGCTTGAATATCACCATTTTTCTTTTCCCATGCTTTAATCCCGTCAGCAGTAAGCAGATAGTCATTGTCATTTGCCACTTCCGCAGAACAATCAATAACGCAGGCAGGTCCGACAAGATTTTGGGGAGGAAT from Emcibacteraceae bacterium includes the following:
- a CDS encoding cyclase family protein; this encodes MSNILNDLAAGLISGKVKVVDLTQVLGPDTPIIHLPEEIAVNSPPFSMQEISKYDDNGPAWYWNTITLGEHTGTHFDAPIHWVSGKDYANGGTDTIPPQNLVGPACVIDCSAEVANDNDYLLTADGIKAWEKKNGDIQAGSWVLMRTDWLKLVGRDNFLNANETGPHSPGPSACCIKYLIEKNVLGWGVETVGTDAGQAAMFEVPFPAHSMMHGANKYGLASLTNLDKLPATGSIVIAPPLKIENGSGSPLRVLALTMA